The segment AGGTTCCAGCTTTCCATGCGGATCTACCTGCAgacattcaaatttcaactaAAGCgagaacaaaataagaaacacAGAAGTGCGTTACAAAGGTAGAGTAGATAAGATACGTGGGAAGTTAAGGCAAAACCTGTGAAACCAGATCTTGtatctttctctttccaaGGACTTGAGTGGCAGCTTCTGTCCCTTGGCTTGAACTTCCCCCAGGTGTACTAGTGCCAGACGCTGTAGCATCTGGATGTGATCCAGTCAAACTGAGAGATTTCTGGCCCACAAGTCCAGCTATCCTAGGAGAATGCTGCTGATGTTGATGCTGATGCAATACTGGTTGCAGAGAATTCTGAGGGGATGGTTGTTGAAGTAGCTGCTGTTGTTGATGAAGGGTCTGCTGTTGTAGCTGCTGTTGTTGTAGCTGCTGTTGTTGTGGTTGCTGTTGTTGTGCCTGTGgttgctgctgttgctgttgaTGTCCCATGGACGGCTGTTGCTGTACAAGCTGAGGAAATTGTTGAGAGTTCAAGGACATGGGGTTTTGATGCAATTGATTAGATGAAGCCAATTGCTGCTGTAGCAGGACTTGTTGCCTCTGTTGAAGACGATATGAGGGTGAGCCAGGGGTAGACATTGATGGAATTTGCTTCAACCACTGTTGCTGTTGCAAAGAGTTCTGGATCATGTTTGACTGCCCATTCTGAGCCAAATTAGTCAACTGTTGATTCATAAATGCTAGATTTGACATTCTCGGTAAGTTCTGAACCTGCagtttataaaaattgtcTTGGTGTCACAATCATGCACGCAATTTTACAGTTACAAGTTTCAacacacaaaacaaaatatcaagATTGTATAGTAAGATCAGCAAAACAAATTGCCATAAAACTATCCATTAAAGTAATAAGGTGATACTGCAGTTGCTGATATACAGATTAAGTTAGAGAATATAACGGACAAATCAGTAATGATGAAGATAATAAGAGTTATACCATCtaccaaaatgaaaaaagagtgTCAATGGGCACCAATTGAAATTAGAGACATGTACTAATAAACATATTAGCATACCCTATGGCCATTTTTTGTAGTGCAATGAATTTCTAGCTTGTAATGAATGAATGTTTAGCATACAAAATAAGTTGTGTCAGATAAAAGCCGGAGTACCACACTTCTATTATAGTCAATAAACTAACATCCTTGATTAATTGCATAAATAATACCCAAGCAATCACCAAAGTAACCAAACAAAGCATTAATCTGCCACAGCTCAAATTTGGCCTATCAGCCCATATAGAATCTAACAATACGTATAAGAATTAAAAGCGCAAACCCATTATTGTAATAAAGAACATGGGCACGGGAGCAAAGATGTGCTGTCATGAAACCTGTGGAGACGTGAGTGAGCTTTGTTGTGATAATTGCTGCCTTATTTGGCCTTGGTTTATTCTCTGTTGGGCATATGACGACGCAAGGCCATTGGCTCTTAACTGCGAGGTCAAATTCATTGAACCCATCATCCCCATTGCTTGGATTCCTTGTAAAGCTTGCCCATGAGAGTTACCCGACTGAAATTGCGCCCCCTGGACTAAACCAGCTTTCTGCTTCGACTATACAAAATGTTCGGTTTCAGTGAAAATCAGAagcaaaatatatttaacttgATTTCTAACGTCAATAAAGTAAGAATTTAGAATTGTAATTGAACAATAAAAGGCAACTACAGACGCATGACCCATCACCAAAATGCCAACGCCATGCCTAGAAAGCTCTTCAAATAACAATGTCAAAGTAGCATCAATACCAATTTAAGACCAACGAGTACCAAGATTTCAGTGCATACCGAAGCAAGTAATTGTGACTGCAAGTTATACTGAGCAGCAGCAGCCGCCCCAGACAACATGGGCAAATGGCTACCCTGACCAATTAATGCAGACCGCGACAGATTCCCAGTTCCTATTTGCTGTTGTTGGTTAggctgttgctgctgctggtTTGTAGAAGACGCACCAAAATTCATCTGACTGTAAAGCGCCGATTGCTGTCTCATCATCCCAAActgctgctgttgctgttgctgctgctgcggTTGCATTTGGTTCAACCGAGACATTGAAGGTGACCGCTGTAAAGCCTGCTGGATTTGGAAATTCGTCATCGCACTCGCATTCTGAGGTTGTTGCACCAATTGCTGCGAAtgttgctgttgttgttgttgctgctgctgctgctgctgtagAGGCTTCTGCTGGTAGTCCAATCCAACCGCAGGGCTAagctgttgctgttgctgttgaTTTTGCGGGAGAGAGATGTGcgaaagaggaggaggagaagagaTTTGAGACAGCGGATGTAAGTGGTCAATCGAAGGTGATTGAACAAGCGCAGAAGGCGATGGAATGGGAGGATTTCCAGAGGAATTTGACGGATTCGATGAATTTTGTGGAACAGCGGTGGTTGAAGGTTGAACTTGCGTTTGATGctgcggcggcggtggcgaaGGGTCCATCGGGTTCGTTTGAACTGTTCTAGGAGACGAAGTACTATCCGCCATTGAAATTCAAAGATAAGCAAAGATCAAGAAACTAAATCATGGCAGAAATTGCATCAAAATTTGCAGAGAAACAAGTGAATGCGAacggaagaagaaaagaggaagggGGAAGAGAGAGCGGAGGAAGAACGATCAGTAGGATTTGTACACGTCATCTGATGGACCGCTTTACGGTGGGTCATTTTGTGCAAATGGGTTCAGTATATACACGTGGCTTGCTACTGTACGTACGATCGGAGCGTACGATTGATTCCTGTGAGTACTCCCGTATCTGAtcattgaattaattaattttctaattaaccTCGGATTCGAGTTTTTTCTTTCGCCATAActtctaaataattatgataatgATAACATTTTTTAGGGAGATGATTAATTTATCGTTAAATATCacttttaatctttattaaattatttaattcaactGTAATTGATATACGAGGCACGaacatctttcttcttcaagcaTCGGGTCACATATCTTTCTCTTTCCTCTCGAGCAACATGACAATTACTCCGACAAAACGACACAAAATAGGTTTGCAAATGCAATTGTAATGTGAATCTTTTTTGTCGAATATCTATGGTTTTACATACGACTCTGACGTTTTCTCCAACATTTTTCAGATGGATTTTTAATCACTTCATGCTCGTGTCTCCAACAAGTATGCGACAATACTAATGGACGATTGATAACGGTTTTATTCTCAAATTACGAGGAAATCTCATATATTATATGAGATGGATTTAACAAGCAACTTCGCCCCGACCCATACCTATAAAATTCGAACTTCCATCATTGACGTGTTTAAACGACCACCAACGATGTTTTTCCTCCCTTTAGCTCGTCTATTACATATTGATGTGTTTTGAATATATCTTACTACTCATATGACTCTAGATGATGTTATCCCATAGCTAGTAGAGTTATGATCGGTAAGTTCGAACCTATTCAAGAACGAACTAACaagtatata is part of the Cucurbita pepo subsp. pepo cultivar mu-cu-16 chromosome LG12, ASM280686v2, whole genome shotgun sequence genome and harbors:
- the LOC111807395 gene encoding transcription initiation factor TFIID subunit 12b-like, yielding MADSTSSPRTVQTNPMDPSPPPPQHQTQVQPSTTAVPQNSSNPSNSSGNPPIPSPSALVQSPSIDHLHPLSQISSPPPLSHISLPQNQQQQQQLSPAVGLDYQQKPLQQQQQQQQQQQQHSQQLVQQPQNASAMTNFQIQQALQRSPSMSRLNQMQPQQQQQQQQQFGMMRQQSALYSQMNFGASSTNQQQQQPNQQQQIGTGNLSRSALIGQGSHLPMLSGAAAAAQYNLQSQLLASSKQKAGLVQGAQFQSGNSHGQALQGIQAMGMMGSMNLTSQLRANGLASSYAQQRINQGQIRQQLSQQSSLTSPQVQNLPRMSNLAFMNQQLTNLAQNGQSNMIQNSLQQQQWLKQIPSMSTPGSPSYRLQQRQQVLLQQQLASSNQLHQNPMSLNSQQFPQLVQQQPSMGHQQQQQQPQAQQQQPQQQQLQQQQLQQQTLHQQQQLLQQPSPQNSLQPVLHQHQHQQHSPRIAGLVGQKSLSLTGSHPDATASGTSTPGGSSSQGTEAATQVLGKRKIQDLVSQVDPHGKLEPEVEDLLLEIADDFIDSVTTFSCNLAKHRKSSTLESKDLLLHLEKNWQLNIPGYSSDERKNQNKSLSSSDVHKKRLDMIRILKEASRVETNMNTPKEMVRQGVGMSIGTNTLTRPSPSSEQLLSQTAGSQLLQQMTRF